The Streptomyces camelliae genome segment ATCAACGCCTTCGGTTTCGGCGGGATCAATGCGAGTCTCATCGTGTCGCGCGCACAGCCGCGCACGGCCGTGACACCCAGCTCAGAAGGAGACAGCCTTGGGTTCCGCGTCGACGCACTTCGATAGGCTCACCCGCTGCTGCATGAAGTGCAGGATCTCCCAGTTCCTGAACAAGACCATCGAGATCGAGAAGGAGGGAGTCGCCCGGGTCGCCATCCCCTTCAACGGCGACCTGACGCAGAACGCCGACTTCCTGCACGCGGCCATGCTGTTCGAGGTCGCAGACACCGCCGGGTTCATGGCGGCCAACTCGATGGAGGAGACCTACAGCGTCCTCACGGTCGACTATCACATCAACCTGATCCGGCCGGTGCGGAAGGAAGGCATCCACGCCATCGGCGAGGTGGTGACCGCGGGGAAGACCATCTATGTAGCGCGCAGCGACGTCTACAGCGACAGCGGCAAGCTCGTCGCGGCGGGCCAGGGCACCTACACCGTGTCCAAGATCCTGCTCGCCGACCTCGACGGCTACAACGACTGAGCGGCCTGGATATCGTCAAGGTCCACCCGGCGGTGGAAGCACGGTCGGTCATCGAGTACCGCCGCAACGACGGCTGACCGCCCCCATCTCCCACTGCACTGCTGACCGGCTGATACGGAGACCGTGGTGAGTGACGGACGCGAAGGCTTCCTGAACGTCATGCGCTCGGTGTACGAGCGCTACCTCGTCGGTGTGCCAGGTGTCACCGAGGTGTGGCTCATCCGGCACGCCGACTCCTACACGGGACTGGAGGACTACCGGGGCGACCCGCGCGATCCGTCACTGTCCCACAAAGGCAGGGTTCAGGCCGGGCTCCTGGCCGCCCGGCTGGCCGATGTCCCACTTGAGGGTGTGTGGGCGAGCGGTGCGCGCCGTGCCCAGGAGACCGCGAAGGCCGTCGCCGCCGGGCACGGTCTGAGCGTCGTCACCGACCCCCGGCTGCGGGAAGTGCGCACCAACTGGGACGACGGGCGGCCCAGCGAGCTGAAACCACATGGGGTGTACCCCTTTCCCGAGCCGGAGAAGGAAGTCGCCGAGCGGATGCGGGAGGCGGTCGCGGCAGCCGTCGCCGCCACCCCCGCGGCAGACGGCGCAACGCCGTCCCGGGTGGCGGTGGTCGGCCATGACTCGGCCCTGGTGATCCTTCTCGGCAGCCTGCTGAACCTCGGCTGGGGCCAGCTGGACATGCTCCTTCCGCTGACGAGCGTCTCCGTGGTCGCGGTCAAGGGCGAGCGCATGGTCGTCCGGTCGATCGGCGATGCCACCCACCTGGTCTCGGCTCCGCCCGACATGCCCTGAGGGTGCGCGCGGAGGTGACGGCTGACCATCGTCTACCCCTGCTGCCGGCGCGTGACTATCCTCGTCCCACGCCGGCCGTCGGAGCGCGGAAGGGAGCGGGGAACCTTGGCAACCACCTGTCCGGTGATCTCGCGGATCTCGGGAGTGAGGTCACTGGATCCGGCGGTGTGGCGACGACTGACCGCCGACGGCCCACACTTCTACGCGAGCCTGCCGTGGCTCGCCGCGCAGGAGGACTTCAGCGGACAGCCACAGCGACTGCTCGTCGCCGAGCAGGACGGAGCGGTGACGGCCGTACTGCCGTACGCCGTTCCGGACCGGGAGTTCAACCCGTTCTACGAGCCGCGCGCCCTGTGGGGGGAGCGGGCTCCGGCCGCCGACGGCCTGATACACCTGGGCGTCGGCCGCGGCTACGACAACCCCGTCCTGCTGGAGGCCTCCCCGGAAGGCGAGCGGGGCGAACTCGTGGCCGCCCTCGCGAACGAGGTCGGCAGGCTGGTGGCCGAGACCGGCCGGCCGGCTGTGGCGCAGTACGTCCGGGCCACCGCGACCGACACCGTCGCCGCGCTGCTGGGCGGCACGGCGGTCACCGTGGTGCCCGTCGGGCTGAACGCGGTGATCCGCCTGCCCGGCACAGGTTTCGACGACTACCTGCGGGCTCTCCCCGGCTCCCGGGCGTCCCGGCGACGCAAGATCGGCTATGAGCGCCGCCGGTTCGAGGCGGCCGGATATCACGTCGGCTGCGAGAAGCTCCGCGACTGCCGGGACGAACTCGCCCCGCTGCTGGTGCAGTTACAGCACAAACACGGTCAGAGTGCCACCACGGAGTCCACCGCTCGCCTGCTTGGGTCCCAGGCCGAACACCTCGACGGCATCGTGTTCACCTGCCGACGCGACGGTGATCTGCTCGGCTTCTCCCTGGTCTACCCCTGGCACGATGCACTCCACGTACGCATGGCCGGCTTCGACTACCCGCGCCTGGCCGGAGCGTTCGAGTACTTCAACCTCACCACCTACCTGCCCATCGACCACGCCTACCGGCACGGCCTGCGTGAGGTCCACCTCGGTATGGAGAGTTACCGGGCCAAGCTCCTGCGCGGTGCCGTACTCGCCCCGACCATCACGCTGTTGGGGCCGGGGGCAGTCGACGACCCGGACGGGCTGCGGGCCGCGGCATGGCGAAGGGCCGCCGCATGGGAGAACGAAATCCACGACACGGCAGGGGCGTTCACCATCACCGGCGTGTTCAAGGAGGCCGGAGCATGTCCGAACGGCTGAAGTTGCTGGTGCTCGGCGCCGGCAACCAGCGTGAGCGGGCCTTTTACCGCTGGGCCGCCGACGGGCTGGCGGTGACCCTGGTGGACGGCTTCTCCTACGCGC includes the following:
- a CDS encoding PaaI family thioesterase, with the protein product MKCRISQFLNKTIEIEKEGVARVAIPFNGDLTQNADFLHAAMLFEVADTAGFMAANSMEETYSVLTVDYHINLIRPVRKEGIHAIGEVVTAGKTIYVARSDVYSDSGKLVAAGQGTYTVSKILLADLDGYND
- the rosC gene encoding 8-demethyl-8-aminoriboflavin-5'-phosphate phosphatase — translated: MSDGREGFLNVMRSVYERYLVGVPGVTEVWLIRHADSYTGLEDYRGDPRDPSLSHKGRVQAGLLAARLADVPLEGVWASGARRAQETAKAVAAGHGLSVVTDPRLREVRTNWDDGRPSELKPHGVYPFPEPEKEVAERMREAVAAAVAATPAADGATPSRVAVVGHDSALVILLGSLLNLGWGQLDMLLPLTSVSVVAVKGERMVVRSIGDATHLVSAPPDMP
- a CDS encoding GNAT family N-acetyltransferase; the protein is MATTCPVISRISGVRSLDPAVWRRLTADGPHFYASLPWLAAQEDFSGQPQRLLVAEQDGAVTAVLPYAVPDREFNPFYEPRALWGERAPAADGLIHLGVGRGYDNPVLLEASPEGERGELVAALANEVGRLVAETGRPAVAQYVRATATDTVAALLGGTAVTVVPVGLNAVIRLPGTGFDDYLRALPGSRASRRRKIGYERRRFEAAGYHVGCEKLRDCRDELAPLLVQLQHKHGQSATTESTARLLGSQAEHLDGIVFTCRRDGDLLGFSLVYPWHDALHVRMAGFDYPRLAGAFEYFNLTTYLPIDHAYRHGLREVHLGMESYRAKLLRGAVLAPTITLLGPGAVDDPDGLRAAAWRRAAAWENEIHDTAGAFTITGVFKEAGACPNG